In Humulus lupulus chromosome 7, drHumLupu1.1, whole genome shotgun sequence, the following are encoded in one genomic region:
- the LOC133789332 gene encoding uncharacterized protein LOC133789332 → MTEISEQPFRPREKLIEKQKYFQNVHKYTHLKGPMDKITSVAIPLALAGTSLYLIGRGIYNLSHGIGKKE, encoded by the exons ATGACAGAAATCAGCGAACAACCTTTCAGACCACGCGAGAAGCTCATCGAGAAGCAAAAGTACTTTCAAAACGTCCACAAGTACACACACCTCAAGGGACCAATGGATAAGATCACCTCTGTTGCAATCCCTCTTGCTTTGGCAGGCACATCGCTGTATCTTATC GGTCGGGGTATCTACAACTTGTCACATGGGATTGGAAAGAAAGAATGA